In Spirochaetota bacterium, one DNA window encodes the following:
- a CDS encoding glycosyltransferase family 2 protein, producing the protein MKKLISIITPMYNEEENIILCYQRITTIMVSFTEYNYEIIFINDGSVDSSWDLMKAIAQKDPLFKPINFARNFGQQVSTTAGLTFCKGEYAFIIDGDLQHPPELFPKMLEKCIHEGYDSVYVEQYSKKNISFIKKYTSKIFYSFFNFLSTVSIPSNTSDFRIINRKMIDVYLNMPEKHKFIRGQFAWMGFKQCSIPLELPIREHGKSKFTFIKSLNLALDGLFSFSFAPVRFIFLITFLISALTGFLLFSSIISLFFGQNYFIGFSGITLLLLTLASLLFYSIGILGEYIIRIYIQSLDRPVFTISEKLNYDKE; encoded by the coding sequence ATGAAAAAACTTATTTCTATTATAACCCCAATGTATAATGAAGAAGAAAACATTATACTTTGCTATCAACGAATTACTACTATTATGGTTAGTTTCACAGAATATAATTACGAAATTATTTTTATTAATGATGGTAGTGTAGATTCTTCTTGGGATCTCATGAAAGCTATTGCCCAAAAAGATCCTCTCTTCAAACCTATCAATTTTGCGCGTAATTTTGGTCAGCAAGTATCTACTACAGCTGGTCTTACTTTTTGTAAAGGTGAATACGCTTTTATTATAGATGGAGACTTACAACATCCACCTGAGTTATTTCCAAAAATGCTTGAAAAATGTATCCATGAGGGTTATGATTCTGTCTATGTAGAACAATATTCTAAAAAAAACATATCTTTTATAAAAAAATATACCTCAAAAATATTCTATAGTTTTTTTAATTTTTTATCAACAGTCTCTATCCCATCTAATACTAGCGATTTTCGTATTATTAATAGAAAAATGATAGATGTCTATTTGAATATGCCTGAAAAACACAAATTTATTCGAGGGCAATTTGCTTGGATGGGATTCAAACAGTGTTCTATTCCTTTAGAATTACCTATTCGAGAACATGGGAAATCGAAGTTTACTTTTATCAAAAGTTTAAATCTTGCTTTAGATGGATTGTTTTCTTTTAGTTTTGCTCCAGTCCGTTTTATCTTTTTGATTACTTTTTTGATAAGTGCATTAACAGGTTTTTTACTATTTAGCTCGATTATTTCTCTATTTTTTGGTCAAAATTATTTCATAGGATTTAGTGGTATTACTTTATTATTATTAACACTAGCCTCTCTCCTATTCTATTCTATAGGTATACTAGGAGAATATATTATTCGTATTTATATACAATCCTTAGATAGACCTGTTTTCACTATTTCCGAAAAATTAAATTATGACAAGGAGTGA
- a CDS encoding YhcH/YjgK/YiaL family protein has translation MVQTYIDVLNAKDYTGTVQKAVEYLLKNKDQIEAQKVGKYEVDSSFFYMVQEYHSKNDAIWESHKKYIDIQWILDGEEIIEISGKKYMKQLGDYDESKDLFIFEGESLATLLMKKNDLTIFYPTDIHKPGLRTSKGNTSVRKCLFKILTEK, from the coding sequence ATGGTTCAAACATATATAGATGTATTAAATGCTAAAGATTATACAGGAACTGTACAAAAAGCTGTAGAATATCTACTAAAAAATAAAGATCAAATAGAAGCTCAAAAAGTAGGTAAATACGAAGTAGATTCTTCTTTTTTTTATATGGTACAAGAGTATCATTCAAAAAATGATGCTATTTGGGAATCTCATAAAAAATATATAGATATTCAATGGATTCTTGATGGTGAAGAAATTATTGAGATATCTGGTAAAAAGTATATGAAACAATTAGGTGATTACGATGAATCAAAAGATTTATTTATTTTTGAAGGAGAATCTTTGGCTACTTTGTTAATGAAAAAAAATGATTTAACCATATTTTACCCAACAGATATTCACAAACCTGGTCTAAGAACCTCTAAAGGAAATACTTCTGTTAGAAAATGTTTATTCAAAATACTTACCGAAAAATAA
- a CDS encoding sodium:solute symporter translates to MEWHILNVVILVGYLVFLVCLGYFFSTRRSNSNDYFVGGQRIPAWVAACSVYATALSSISYVAITSNVYRNGWMSGVGVLGVLPLVFLVAHYFVPFIRRINCVTAYEYLEARFDRPMRFLASAIFILFHIMRIGVVIFIPTLAFIEVLPQVDPLILIAVMGLLCVIYTTIGGFEAVVWSDTIQTFVLIGAALLVMGYGFISVPEGVSAMGTLITDKKIFPAENFSFDPNITTVWALFLGGFFGSIYQYIGSQDVVQRYSSTKNITEAKKILYLQVPLLFVSTIMFVGMGSSIYLFYKFSGVPAPVLANNNALLPYFVIHQLPIGVSGLVIAGIFAAAQSTVSSSLNSTSTCILVDFIAPFNKDLSDNNKIIYAQYISWIIGIGGTLLAMIFVKRGQSDIYLFFNSILGLLGGPITGVFLLGIFSTKVGSKAVWIGFTCSTVVVLYLGNPGGLLNIIPGYMKPEIFGFLFAPIVIAACMIPGYIAALFIAAPSVAKINGLTYKSLMNQSDIK, encoded by the coding sequence ATGGAATGGCATATTTTAAATGTGGTAATTCTTGTCGGGTATTTAGTATTTTTAGTTTGTCTAGGATATTTCTTTTCAACACGCCGATCAAATAGTAATGATTATTTTGTTGGTGGTCAGCGTATTCCAGCATGGGTTGCGGCATGTAGTGTTTATGCAACAGCTCTATCTTCTATCTCTTATGTAGCTATTACTTCTAATGTCTATCGTAATGGCTGGATGTCTGGCGTAGGAGTATTAGGCGTTCTTCCATTAGTATTTTTAGTAGCACATTATTTTGTTCCTTTTATTCGTCGTATTAATTGTGTTACTGCTTATGAATATTTAGAAGCTCGTTTTGATAGACCTATGCGTTTTCTTGCTAGTGCGATCTTTATTTTATTTCATATTATGAGAATAGGGGTAGTTATTTTTATTCCTACTTTAGCATTTATTGAAGTTTTGCCTCAAGTAGATCCTCTAATATTAATTGCAGTTATGGGATTATTATGTGTGATTTACACTACTATTGGCGGATTTGAGGCTGTGGTTTGGTCAGATACTATTCAAACTTTTGTCTTAATAGGAGCTGCACTCTTAGTAATGGGATATGGATTTATCTCAGTACCCGAAGGAGTGAGTGCTATGGGAACGCTAATTACAGATAAAAAAATATTTCCAGCGGAGAATTTCTCTTTTGATCCTAATATTACGACTGTATGGGCCTTGTTTTTAGGTGGATTTTTTGGTTCTATTTATCAGTATATTGGTTCTCAGGATGTAGTTCAAAGATATAGTTCTACCAAAAATATTACAGAAGCAAAAAAAATACTTTATTTACAAGTACCATTATTATTTGTTAGTACTATTATGTTTGTGGGTATGGGATCTTCTATCTATTTATTTTACAAATTTAGCGGAGTTCCAGCACCTGTATTAGCTAATAATAATGCCTTGCTTCCTTATTTTGTGATTCATCAATTACCAATAGGCGTGTCAGGTTTAGTTATTGCAGGTATTTTTGCAGCGGCTCAATCCACAGTATCATCTAGTCTTAACTCGACATCTACTTGTATATTAGTAGATTTTATTGCTCCTTTCAACAAAGATCTTAGCGATAATAATAAAATTATTTATGCTCAATATATTAGTTGGATTATTGGAATAGGAGGAACATTACTAGCCATGATATTTGTCAAACGAGGTCAAAGTGATATATATCTTTTTTTTAATAGTATCTTAGGGTTATTAGGAGGACCTATTACTGGCGTATTTTTATTAGGAATTTTCTCAACAAAAGTTGGTTCAAAAGCTGTTTGGATAGGATTTACTTGTTCTACCGTGGTTGTTCTATATTTAGGAAATCCAGGAGGCTTACTCAATATCATTCCAGGTTATATGAAACCAGAAATTTTCGGCTTTTTATTTGCTCCTATTGTTATTGCTGCTTGTATGATCCCAGGGTATATCGCTGCATTATTTATAGCTGCTCCTAGTGTAGCAAAGATTAATGGACTAACTTACAAATCGTTAATGAATCAGTCTGATATAAAATAA
- a CDS encoding winged helix-turn-helix transcriptional regulator, which translates to MIEIIKCLSDYNRLKILKILFHKKELCACELIENLQITQSNLSKHMSKIIGASLVHTRKEGKWSFYSLNQNTLTKYTFIAILLSEIDLVAEDVCVG; encoded by the coding sequence ATGATAGAAATTATAAAATGTCTAAGTGATTATAATCGTCTAAAGATATTAAAAATATTATTTCATAAAAAAGAACTTTGTGCTTGTGAATTGATTGAAAACTTACAAATAACACAATCTAATTTATCAAAACATATGTCTAAAATTATAGGAGCATCTTTAGTGCATACTCGTAAAGAAGGCAAATGGAGTTTCTATTCTTTAAATCAGAACACACTCACTAAATATACCTTTATAGCTATTCTTCTTTCAGAAATTGATTTGGTAGCAGAAGATGTGTGTGTTGGTTAG
- a CDS encoding permease — translation MNTVQIFQKFMTIVVEISVLFLIINFLVSLIQQYLPEEKIQKILGTRQGKGYFFAALLGSITPFCTCSTIPMLKGLLKAKAGFGATMVFLFVSPLLNPIIITLFVTILGLNITIFYICIALFFGIGSGILLEQLGFNRYIISQNTPKPCCCSSTKESKLTSTRLSSAWQSSLNDFKNIIPHLLISAGAGAIIYGYVPDNILAEYIGDKNPFAIPVATVIGIPLYVRASVLLPLVPILTSKGVSMGAMLALIIGGSGASLPEVILLKSLFKTPLIIAFLFVILSMALAAGYLIPIIL, via the coding sequence ATGAATACGGTACAAATTTTTCAAAAATTCATGACTATTGTAGTAGAAATTAGTGTACTTTTTTTGATTATTAATTTTTTAGTATCTTTGATACAGCAATATTTACCAGAGGAAAAAATTCAAAAAATTCTTGGAACTCGTCAAGGAAAAGGATATTTCTTTGCAGCTTTATTAGGAAGTATTACTCCTTTTTGTACTTGTTCAACGATCCCAATGCTTAAAGGACTTCTCAAAGCTAAAGCTGGATTTGGTGCGACAATGGTTTTTTTGTTTGTATCACCTCTTTTAAATCCTATCATTATCACATTATTTGTTACGATCTTAGGATTAAATATCACTATTTTTTATATTTGTATTGCCTTATTTTTTGGTATTGGATCAGGAATTTTGTTGGAACAATTAGGATTCAATCGATATATTATTAGTCAAAATACCCCGAAACCTTGTTGTTGCAGTAGTACTAAAGAATCTAAACTAACTTCTACTCGTTTGAGTAGTGCGTGGCAAAGTTCTCTAAATGATTTTAAAAATATTATCCCTCATTTACTTATTAGTGCTGGGGCAGGAGCTATAATTTATGGTTATGTTCCAGATAATATCTTAGCTGAATATATAGGTGATAAGAATCCTTTTGCTATTCCTGTAGCAACAGTGATAGGAATACCTTTATATGTCAGAGCTTCAGTTTTATTACCTTTAGTGCCTATTTTAACGAGTAAAGGGGTATCCATGGGAGCAATGTTAGCTTTAATAATCGGAGGATCTGGAGCAAGTTTGCCTGAAGTAATTTTGTTAAAATCTTTATTCAAAACACCATTAATTATTGCTTTTTTATTTGTAATATTAAGCATGGCTTTAGCTGCTGGATATTTGATTCCTATTATTTTATGA
- a CDS encoding DUF547 domain-containing protein: MRYLIILVTLFSYSTLFSAPKSVYNKFWDKSNDTNSARIKHTEFDKFLTSYVSNINDITLVNYRGVTSQDKASLNTYINTLEKTPIFTYSKAEQQAYWINLYNALTIQVILDNYPLTSIKEAYGGVFKTGPWDKKLLTIEGKAVSLNDIEHTILRPIWKDSRVHFLVNCASIACPNLLQKAITRDTYEAVAEQATVDFINNFRAVSLEKDKLVLTSLFDWYSIDFGSNTKAILTYITKYANDQTKAKLNNYKTISYTYNWNLNEIDQ, encoded by the coding sequence ATGAGATATTTAATAATTTTAGTAACACTATTTTCCTATTCTACTTTATTTTCAGCACCAAAATCAGTATATAACAAATTTTGGGATAAATCTAATGATACCAACTCGGCTCGTATCAAGCATACTGAATTTGATAAATTTCTAACAAGCTATGTAAGTAATATCAATGATATTACCCTTGTGAATTATCGCGGTGTAACATCTCAAGATAAAGCATCTTTAAATACTTATATTAATACATTAGAAAAAACACCTATTTTTACCTACTCTAAAGCAGAACAACAAGCATACTGGATTAATCTCTACAATGCTTTAACTATTCAAGTCATTTTAGATAATTACCCGCTAACTTCTATTAAAGAAGCTTACGGAGGCGTTTTCAAAACTGGGCCTTGGGATAAAAAACTCTTAACCATAGAAGGTAAAGCTGTAAGTTTGAACGATATAGAGCATACCATTTTAAGACCTATTTGGAAAGATAGCCGTGTTCACTTTTTAGTGAATTGTGCTAGTATAGCTTGTCCTAATTTGTTACAAAAAGCCATCACCCGAGATACTTATGAAGCTGTTGCTGAACAAGCCACAGTAGATTTTATAAATAATTTTAGAGCTGTTAGTTTAGAAAAAGATAAATTAGTATTAACTTCTTTATTTGATTGGTATAGCATTGACTTTGGCTCCAACACAAAAGCTATTTTGACTTATATTACAAAATATGCTAATGATCAAACAAAAGCCAAATTAAATAATTACAAAACTATCTCTTATACTTATAATTGGAATCTTAACGAAATAGACCAATAA
- a CDS encoding TVP38/TMEM64 family protein, whose translation MKKYQNIIIFLILFGLGIFVLTKTGVASQLSLENIPKLKEQFLSLGWIAFIIYFFAYIIVCIFFLPGSPLTILGGVVFGPLLGTFYTVISASAGLAISFLISRYTLRDLMLEKFGKSDAFIKIDKGVKEQGWRILVITRLMPVFPFSLSNYIYGLTDIKFLTYWILSTLFIIPGTAAYTMSAGAVLSGEFSTKNLIYLGIGAVCFVGLSFIPQWLKAKDSNSQEKL comes from the coding sequence ATGAAAAAATATCAAAATATAATTATTTTTTTAATACTCTTTGGTCTTGGAATATTTGTTCTTACAAAAACAGGAGTTGCATCTCAATTAAGTTTAGAAAATATTCCAAAACTCAAAGAACAATTTTTATCCTTAGGTTGGATAGCCTTTATTATTTATTTCTTTGCATACATTATTGTGTGTATATTTTTCCTTCCAGGGTCTCCACTTACTATTTTGGGTGGTGTCGTATTCGGGCCATTATTAGGGACTTTTTATACTGTTATTTCTGCTTCTGCTGGACTAGCTATTTCTTTTTTAATAAGTCGTTATACCTTAAGAGATCTTATGCTTGAAAAATTTGGTAAATCAGACGCTTTTATCAAAATAGACAAAGGTGTCAAAGAACAAGGTTGGCGTATTCTTGTAATAACTAGATTGATGCCAGTATTTCCTTTTAGTTTGTCTAATTATATCTATGGATTAACTGATATCAAGTTTCTAACTTATTGGATATTATCAACACTCTTTATTATTCCAGGAACAGCAGCTTATACTATGTCTGCAGGGGCTGTATTATCAGGAGAATTTTCTACTAAAAATCTTATCTATCTCGGTATTGGAGCTGTTTGTTTTGTTGGATTGAGCTTTATCCCACAATGGTTAAAAGCAAAAGATAGTAATTCTCAAGAAAAATTATAA
- a CDS encoding PTS ascorbate transporter subunit IIC, whose product MNIVLSYIVSVFRQPALFLGFFSMLGLILQKKSFSDIVKGTLKTIIGIIILFKGVDILIQAITPISNAINLMFSPTNTSTLGDFSIFIQNNSIDIGIVMISSFFLNVIIARFTSFKAIFLTANLIFWFAMLFVALGTEMGITRSLTIILAVIFTTLYLVIPSNLLAPYVKELTGSDDFTIGHTTSIFCFLGIFIGSIFGDSKKSAENITLPKYLMFFTDTNLAAGLVMFVTYLIICIIDLVTQGTVVSEIFNTKDIFIYSLLQGVNFSAGTAVLLLGSRMMLAEIIPSFKGISDILAPESKPALDVPMIFSYGMNSLVIGFLTAVVFSLITIVVLGMSSMLPYAIIPLIIACYFDVAPGAIFANQRGGIIAVILSSALGGIVLMVFCAISLTLIASTTGTFIQVYGGNDFSLWLLLAYPIFSLFK is encoded by the coding sequence ATGAATATTGTATTATCTTATATAGTTAGTGTTTTTCGTCAACCGGCTCTCTTTCTTGGATTTTTTTCTATGCTTGGATTAATCTTACAAAAAAAAAGTTTTTCTGATATTGTAAAAGGAACATTAAAAACCATTATAGGTATTATAATTTTATTTAAAGGGGTAGACATTTTAATTCAAGCAATTACTCCTATAAGTAATGCTATTAATTTGATGTTTAGTCCTACAAATACAAGTACTCTTGGGGATTTTAGTATTTTCATTCAAAACAATAGTATAGATATTGGTATTGTAATGATTTCTTCCTTTTTTCTCAATGTTATTATTGCACGATTCACATCTTTCAAAGCTATCTTTCTTACAGCTAATTTAATTTTTTGGTTTGCTATGTTATTTGTTGCTCTAGGTACTGAAATGGGGATAACAAGATCTCTCACAATAATTTTGGCAGTAATCTTTACTACCTTATATCTTGTTATTCCTTCTAATTTGTTAGCACCTTATGTCAAAGAATTGACAGGTAGTGATGATTTTACAATAGGGCATACAACTTCTATATTTTGTTTTTTAGGAATTTTTATAGGATCTATTTTTGGTGATTCCAAAAAATCTGCTGAAAATATTACTTTACCAAAATATTTGATGTTTTTTACAGATACTAATTTGGCAGCTGGTTTGGTTATGTTTGTTACCTATTTAATTATTTGTATTATTGACTTAGTAACACAAGGTACTGTCGTCTCAGAAATTTTCAACACTAAAGATATTTTTATCTATAGCCTTCTTCAAGGGGTAAATTTTAGTGCTGGTACTGCGGTATTATTACTTGGTTCACGAATGATGTTAGCAGAAATAATTCCTTCTTTCAAAGGAATTAGTGATATCTTAGCACCAGAATCAAAACCTGCCCTAGATGTTCCTATGATTTTTTCTTATGGAATGAATTCTTTAGTCATAGGATTTTTAACTGCTGTTGTCTTTAGTCTTATCACTATTGTTGTCTTAGGAATGAGCAGTATGCTCCCTTATGCTATTATCCCATTGATTATTGCTTGTTATTTTGATGTAGCTCCTGGGGCTATTTTTGCTAACCAACGAGGTGGTATAATTGCAGTCATTTTAAGCTCAGCATTAGGCGGTATAGTACTGATGGTCTTCTGTGCTATTTCATTAACACTTATTGCATCTACTACAGGAACATTTATTCAAGTCTATGGAGGAAATGATTTCTCCTTATGGCTACTACTAGCTTATCCTATATTCTCACTATTCAAATAA
- a CDS encoding PTS sugar transporter subunit IIB, which translates to MKIVTVCNFGIGTSIILKMSTEKALKQMNIEGEVQCTDQTSAKSLVADIYLTSKAIAQELILEVNKPVIVIESFLNIDEIITKLQEVL; encoded by the coding sequence ATTAAGATTGTAACTGTCTGTAATTTTGGGATTGGAACTAGTATCATTCTCAAAATGTCCACAGAAAAAGCTCTCAAACAAATGAATATAGAAGGCGAAGTGCAATGTACGGATCAAACTAGTGCCAAAAGTTTGGTAGCGGATATATATCTAACTTCAAAAGCTATCGCCCAAGAATTAATATTAGAAGTTAATAAGCCTGTGATTGTCATTGAATCTTTTTTAAATATTGATGAAATTATTACAAAACTTCAAGAAGTGTTATAA
- a CDS encoding NAD(P)/FAD-dependent oxidoreductase: MPIEVKKYDIIVIGGGAGGLTCAIGAIKLNKKILLIERRKIGGECTWSGCVPSKAFIQYSKDNLTNKDDIFQKVRDISDKIYTHETPELLESYGIDVVLGEAQFQDSHHIKVNDQLFTGKKIVITTGTSPFIPEIKGLNESNMLSNDNFFKQNSLPKSIVFVGAGVITMELAIPLARLGVKVSILEKATDILAIAEEFIRTSIKETLKKYNIDLITDVTIEEIISNNIESTVHFLVNNQKQTISTEKIFIASGRVPNIRELNLEKIGVAYTKFGIIVDDYLRTSQAHIYALGDCVGPFRFSHVAGKQGELFIRNLILPFLPAKYPKTEFIPYVVFTDPEYAKVGLLEKEAREQFGDNIKIYESFQADSERAVISLEEQFYIKIITHKGLIVGATVLCSKAGEIANLLQWLYASKTPFRKFATVTQAYPSYGDFLRKIAKKAMIDDLLSNPIVKLFRK, translated from the coding sequence ATGCCAATAGAAGTGAAAAAATATGATATCATTGTTATTGGTGGTGGTGCAGGTGGATTAACTTGTGCAATTGGTGCTATTAAATTAAACAAAAAAATATTACTTATCGAACGCCGCAAGATAGGTGGAGAATGTACTTGGAGTGGATGTGTTCCGTCAAAAGCTTTTATCCAGTATAGTAAGGATAATTTAACAAATAAAGATGATATTTTTCAAAAAGTTAGAGATATCTCTGATAAAATATATACTCATGAAACTCCTGAATTACTAGAATCCTATGGTATTGATGTTGTTTTGGGTGAAGCTCAATTTCAAGATTCACATCATATCAAAGTAAATGATCAATTATTCACAGGAAAGAAAATTGTTATCACCACAGGTACTAGTCCTTTTATTCCTGAGATTAAAGGACTCAATGAATCTAATATGCTTAGTAATGATAATTTTTTCAAACAAAACTCCTTACCGAAATCTATTGTATTTGTTGGTGCAGGTGTTATTACTATGGAATTGGCTATTCCTCTAGCTCGTCTTGGCGTCAAGGTTTCTATTTTGGAAAAAGCTACGGATATCTTAGCTATCGCTGAAGAATTTATTCGTACTTCTATCAAAGAAACTCTCAAAAAATATAATATTGATCTTATTACTGATGTCACTATTGAAGAAATCATTTCTAACAATATAGAATCTACTGTACATTTTCTAGTAAACAATCAAAAACAAACTATTTCTACAGAAAAAATATTTATCGCCTCAGGGCGAGTTCCTAATATTAGAGAACTCAATTTAGAAAAAATCGGTGTTGCATACACCAAATTTGGGATTATTGTTGATGATTATCTTCGTACTTCTCAAGCTCATATATATGCCTTAGGTGATTGTGTAGGACCTTTTCGTTTTTCACATGTAGCAGGTAAACAAGGAGAATTATTTATTAGAAATTTAATACTTCCTTTTTTACCTGCAAAATATCCAAAAACAGAGTTTATTCCTTATGTAGTATTTACAGATCCTGAATATGCAAAAGTCGGTTTGTTAGAAAAAGAAGCTAGAGAACAATTTGGTGATAATATCAAAATATATGAATCATTTCAAGCGGATAGTGAAAGAGCTGTTATTTCTTTAGAAGAACAATTTTATATCAAAATAATTACTCACAAAGGATTAATCGTCGGAGCAACAGTCTTGTGTTCCAAAGCTGGAGAAATAGCAAATCTTTTACAATGGCTCTACGCATCCAAAACACCTTTTAGAAAATTTGCAACAGTTACTCAAGCGTATCCAAGCTACGGTGATTTCTTAAGAAAAATTGCTAAAAAAGCAATGATAGATGATTTGTTGTCAAATCCTATTGTAAAATTATTTAGAAAATAA
- a CDS encoding CDP-alcohol phosphatidyltransferase family protein: MIDSHLQHHIKNILKNKVKLLTSIGVTANQITILGLCLGLGVAFAILNNNNTLAIILLLLSGYCDILDGLLARAQGGGSSLGTLMDITFDRLVEVSIVLALGFTYPNGMPVMMLLLASIVICISVFLVVGIIIQKESYKSFFYAPGLMERTEAFILFLLLIVFPQWIIIIGTIGSLLIFATGVQRFILTIKYLD, translated from the coding sequence ATGATAGATAGCCATTTACAACATCATATTAAAAATATTTTAAAAAATAAAGTAAAATTATTAACAAGTATAGGTGTTACCGCTAATCAAATTACTATCTTAGGATTGTGTTTAGGATTAGGAGTGGCTTTTGCTATTCTCAATAATAATAATACCTTAGCTATAATATTACTATTATTATCAGGATATTGTGATATTTTAGACGGGCTATTGGCACGAGCACAGGGTGGTGGATCTTCTTTGGGAACATTAATGGATATTACTTTTGATAGACTTGTCGAAGTTTCTATTGTTCTCGCACTAGGTTTTACTTATCCAAACGGAATGCCTGTGATGATGCTCTTATTAGCATCTATCGTTATTTGTATATCTGTTTTTTTAGTTGTAGGTATTATTATTCAAAAAGAAAGCTACAAATCATTTTTCTATGCCCCTGGTCTTATGGAAAGAACAGAAGCGTTTATTTTATTTCTTTTATTAATTGTTTTTCCTCAGTGGATTATAATTATTGGGACAATCGGATCATTATTAATTTTTGCAACAGGCGTTCAACGCTTTATATTAACAATAAAATACTTAGATTAA
- the malQ gene encoding 4-alpha-glucanotransferase: MFVDKRSSGILCPIFSLSNMEGIGTMGKGAYDFVDLLVETKQTYWQVLPIGITSYGNSPYQSFSSFAGNPFFIDLELLKQESLLDQEDIDIDWGDPQYINYNNIENCKYKILKKAFRNSLFTKEQEEEAYIQFPWLQDFGIFMSLKATYQGQSRRDWDNNSIKSMLLEDSSEYLNEEGRFHVFLQIKFYQQWFDLKKYANAHNILIIGDLPIFVSGDSVDIWVNPEYFLLDDQGHEISVAGVPPDYFSETGQLWGNPLYDWETIKKDDFSWWITRIVRSLELFDVLRIDHFRAFESYWAIPQGEKTAINGEWIKAPGKELFDLLKEQMGELPIIAEDLGIITPAVEELMSHTNFPGMSVLHFAFDDHSDNPYKPENITENKVVYTGTHDNNTTLGWSLDINNQNDVQNVSKRFTYDAISSDTFVKNFIEMAWSTKANTAIVPIQDLLLLGEEARINTPSTIGNNWNWRMKTLPDSSTKKWLHDITIKYNRI; this comes from the coding sequence ATGTTTGTGGACAAAAGATCTTCGGGGATTTTATGTCCTATTTTTTCCTTATCTAATATGGAAGGTATTGGAACTATGGGTAAAGGTGCTTATGATTTTGTTGATTTGCTTGTAGAAACAAAACAAACTTACTGGCAAGTATTACCAATAGGAATTACTTCTTATGGAAACTCCCCTTATCAAAGCTTTTCTTCTTTTGCTGGAAATCCTTTTTTTATTGATTTAGAATTATTAAAACAAGAATCTTTGTTAGATCAAGAAGATATTGATATTGATTGGGGAGATCCACAATATATTAATTATAACAATATCGAAAATTGTAAATATAAGATATTAAAAAAAGCGTTTCGAAATTCTTTATTTACAAAAGAACAGGAAGAAGAAGCCTATATACAATTTCCATGGTTACAAGATTTTGGTATTTTTATGTCTTTGAAAGCAACTTATCAAGGTCAATCAAGAAGAGATTGGGATAATAATTCAATAAAATCAATGCTATTAGAAGATTCCAGTGAGTATCTTAATGAAGAAGGAAGATTTCATGTTTTTTTACAAATAAAATTTTATCAACAATGGTTTGACTTAAAAAAATATGCTAATGCTCATAATATATTAATTATTGGGGATTTACCTATTTTTGTATCCGGTGATTCTGTTGATATTTGGGTGAATCCGGAATATTTTCTTTTAGATGATCAAGGACATGAGATATCAGTAGCAGGTGTTCCACCAGATTATTTTAGTGAAACGGGTCAATTATGGGGTAATCCTCTCTATGATTGGGAAACAATTAAAAAGGATGATTTCAGTTGGTGGATTACTAGAATAGTCAGATCATTAGAATTATTTGATGTTTTAAGAATTGACCATTTTAGAGCTTTTGAATCTTACTGGGCGATTCCTCAAGGTGAAAAAACCGCTATTAATGGAGAATGGATCAAAGCACCAGGGAAAGAATTGTTTGATTTATTAAAAGAACAGATGGGTGAATTACCTATTATTGCAGAAGATTTAGGTATTATAACACCAGCTGTAGAAGAGTTGATGAGTCATACAAATTTTCCAGGTATGAGTGTTTTACACTTTGCTTTTGATGACCATAGTGATAATCCCTACAAACCTGAAAACATCACAGAGAACAAAGTAGTTTACACAGGGACTCATGATAACAATACTACACTAGGTTGGTCTTTGGATATAAACAATCAAAATGACGTACAAAATGTATCAAAACGATTTACATATGATGCTATATCCTCAGATACTTTTGTGAAAAATTTTATAGAGATGGCGTGGAGTACAAAAGCTAATACGGCTATTGTTCCTATACAAGATTTATTATTATTGGGAGAGGAAGCTCGTATTAATACTCCTTCTACAATCGGTAATAATTGGAACTGGAGAATGAAAACATTACCTGATAGCTCTACTAAAAAATGGTTACATGATATTACTATAAAATATAATAGAATTTAA